From a single Corynebacterium kroppenstedtii DSM 44385 genomic region:
- a CDS encoding phosphoenolpyruvate carboxykinase (GTP), with the protein MSAPTIPGLEGNAPTTNQDMLNWIAECAELCQPDKVVFCDGSDEEWEAIAKDLVEKGTLIKLNEEKRPNSYLASSDPADVARVESRTFICSKTEDGAGPTNNWRDPDEMRAEMSEHFKGSMKGRTMYVVPFCMGPITDPDPKLGIELTDSGYVVMSMRIMTRMGKEALDKIGDGPFVKGLHSVGAPLEPGQEDVKWPCNETKYITQFPEDRVIWSYGSGYGGNAILAKKCYALRIASVMAKDEGWMAEHMLILKLISPEGKAYHICAAFPSQCGKTNLAMIQPTIPGWKAEVIGDDIAWLHFGDDGRLYAVNPENGFFGVAPGTNYKSNPNAMKTMEAGNNIFTNVALTDDGDVWWEGLENEPDHLIDWKGKDWTPDEDCLSSHPNSRYCVPIEQCPVAAPEFNDPKGVPVDAILFGGRRPDTVPLVTEAIDWQHATFIGATLASGQTAAAAEAKVGTLRYDPMAMLPFIGYNVGDYLQHWLDIGKKGGDKLPKVFLVNWFRRGDDGRFLWPGFGENSRVLKWIVDRIEGRVDAKKTVVGYTAYSKDIDIDGLDTDPKDVKAALTAPADKWQMDLSDTEDWLKSLGPKVPQEIWDEFDFLKTRIKTANKDGNKALDNMKTK; encoded by the coding sequence ATGTCAGCACCTACGATCCCGGGGCTCGAAGGTAATGCCCCTACGACAAACCAAGACATGCTCAATTGGATCGCGGAGTGCGCTGAACTGTGTCAGCCGGATAAGGTCGTTTTCTGCGACGGCTCAGATGAAGAGTGGGAAGCCATCGCAAAAGATCTCGTCGAAAAGGGGACCCTCATCAAGCTGAATGAGGAGAAGCGCCCCAATTCGTACTTAGCCTCATCGGATCCCGCCGACGTTGCTCGCGTTGAATCCCGGACATTCATCTGCTCGAAGACCGAAGATGGCGCCGGCCCGACGAACAACTGGCGCGACCCGGACGAAATGCGCGCCGAAATGAGCGAGCACTTTAAGGGATCGATGAAGGGCCGGACCATGTACGTGGTTCCGTTCTGCATGGGCCCGATTACCGACCCCGACCCCAAGCTGGGGATTGAGCTCACCGACTCCGGCTATGTCGTGATGTCGATGCGCATTATGACCCGCATGGGCAAGGAAGCCCTCGATAAGATCGGCGACGGCCCCTTCGTGAAGGGCCTGCACTCGGTAGGTGCCCCACTGGAGCCGGGCCAAGAGGACGTCAAGTGGCCGTGCAACGAAACGAAGTACATTACGCAGTTCCCTGAGGACCGAGTGATCTGGTCCTACGGCTCCGGCTACGGTGGCAACGCCATCTTGGCGAAGAAGTGCTACGCCCTCCGCATCGCATCTGTCATGGCCAAGGACGAAGGCTGGATGGCAGAGCACATGCTGATCCTGAAGCTGATCTCACCCGAGGGCAAGGCCTACCACATTTGCGCTGCCTTCCCGTCCCAGTGCGGTAAGACCAACCTCGCGATGATCCAACCGACCATCCCCGGCTGGAAAGCCGAAGTCATCGGCGACGACATCGCATGGCTGCACTTTGGCGACGACGGTCGGCTCTACGCAGTCAACCCGGAAAACGGCTTCTTCGGCGTCGCCCCCGGGACGAACTACAAGTCCAACCCCAACGCCATGAAGACAATGGAGGCGGGGAACAACATCTTCACCAACGTTGCCTTGACCGACGATGGGGACGTCTGGTGGGAAGGCCTCGAAAACGAGCCAGACCACTTAATCGACTGGAAGGGCAAGGACTGGACACCCGACGAAGACTGCTTGTCCTCGCACCCGAACTCCAGGTACTGCGTACCGATCGAGCAGTGCCCGGTCGCCGCGCCCGAGTTCAATGATCCGAAGGGTGTGCCGGTCGACGCGATCCTGTTCGGTGGACGCCGCCCCGACACTGTCCCGCTGGTGACCGAAGCTATCGACTGGCAGCACGCCACCTTCATTGGTGCCACGCTGGCTTCCGGCCAAACCGCCGCCGCTGCCGAGGCCAAGGTTGGCACCTTGCGCTACGACCCCATGGCCATGCTTCCCTTCATCGGCTACAACGTGGGCGATTACCTCCAGCACTGGCTGGACATCGGCAAGAAGGGTGGAGACAAACTCCCCAAGGTCTTCCTGGTTAACTGGTTCCGCCGCGGCGACGACGGCCGTTTCCTCTGGCCCGGCTTCGGTGAAAACAGCCGTGTCCTCAAGTGGATTGTGGATCGTATCGAGGGGCGCGTCGATGCGAAGAAGACAGTGGTTGGATACACCGCCTACTCGAAGGACATCGATATCGATGGCCTGGACACGGACCCCAAGGATGTCAAAGCTGCGCTGACCGCACCTGCGGATAAGTGGCAGATGGATCTCTCCGATACCGAGGATTGGTTGAAGAGCTTGGGACCGAAAGTTCCGCAGGAGATTTGGGACGAGTTCGACTTCCTCAAGACCAGGATTAAGACAGCCAACAAGGATGGCAACAAGGCCCTGGACAACATGAAGACGAAGTAA
- the budA gene encoding acetolactate decarboxylase — protein MSHDHPVVRHTIFQNSLMTALLDGIYDGEMTIGELLGKGNFGLGTFDALDGEMVIIDGVCYQLKHDGTARPAELEQRTPYAVATNFVPRIVREAPSHISRADLSSFIDSMTPSENYMYALRIRGKFTEVRTRTVVRQERPYRPMHKVTEEDAAQVFNDVSGVIAGFRTPIYEKGISVPGCHVHFIDDDRTSGGHVLDFELEKGVIELCPGTDLELKLPLTQDFSRANLAPEDLDEKLHTTEVKD, from the coding sequence ATGAGTCATGATCATCCAGTAGTACGACACACCATCTTCCAGAACTCTCTAATGACTGCTTTGTTGGATGGTATTTACGACGGAGAAATGACCATTGGCGAGTTACTCGGTAAAGGTAACTTCGGGTTGGGGACCTTCGATGCCCTCGATGGGGAAATGGTCATTATCGACGGGGTCTGTTACCAGTTGAAACACGACGGAACAGCCCGCCCCGCGGAACTCGAGCAGCGGACACCCTACGCGGTGGCAACAAATTTCGTGCCCCGCATCGTCCGCGAAGCGCCATCACACATCAGCCGGGCGGACTTGTCGTCGTTCATCGACAGCATGACACCGTCGGAAAACTACATGTATGCCCTGCGTATCCGTGGAAAATTCACCGAAGTGCGAACCCGTACAGTCGTCCGCCAAGAGCGCCCCTATCGGCCCATGCACAAGGTGACCGAGGAGGACGCCGCCCAGGTATTTAACGACGTATCGGGCGTCATCGCCGGCTTCCGCACCCCCATTTATGAAAAAGGAATTTCGGTTCCAGGCTGCCACGTGCACTTCATTGACGACGATCGCACCAGCGGCGGCCACGTCTTGGACTTCGAGCTCGAAAAGGGCGTCATTGAGCTATGCCCTGGCACGGACCTCGAGCTCAAGCTTCCCTTGACGCAAGATTTCTCCCGTGCAAACCTCGCCCCGGAGGACTTGGACGAGAAACTCCACACAACTGAGGTGAAAGACTAG
- a CDS encoding glycoside hydrolase family 32 protein, with the protein MTPAGGRLMAPHGVVTDDGRLHVFFAHDQRFPVQNSRLRWGHASVVVTPAPDGHTPRLRSEWRFHPDVLVPNHDYDRDGCLSGSAVRDDEGTVRLVYTGIVAPQGEGRRVHNSTPAEDPASAHFSADWCDTSVNMAALFDTSGRHGGWCRPSSHNPLLDSAASPDGACGPFVFRDPDSPFGGWRMVLGSVQEPSLTLYHSDNLRSWTADGELTLDTTGAVEGDTFDIVPEATSWEYPNLLRMRDCATGEDKDVLVVSMRGVSPNAHHFASSAQCVYWVGRLEGTTFRVERGCSELDLGHEFYAARFAPVTGDDAAVDDAIMIAWAGLPDADNQPTADDGWVHCLTMPRRVRLCGGRLVQEFVTTSSAAADVASGVIDSAIIPETNVYGTVVGVRRDIPEPRHRSHLGLVSADGVHVDVDMMRNKAGDLLVRIDRAEQSYHDGPDVRGVMILSEAIDNYRNHIGKPELLLSVDGSIMEADVAGYTLTSRLFLNRGDHWAEETWS; encoded by the coding sequence GTGACGCCGGCGGGTGGCAGGCTCATGGCACCCCATGGTGTAGTGACAGATGACGGGCGTCTTCACGTCTTTTTTGCCCATGACCAGCGCTTCCCGGTGCAAAACTCACGCCTCCGCTGGGGTCACGCCAGCGTCGTAGTGACCCCGGCCCCCGATGGACACACCCCGCGGCTGCGATCCGAATGGCGCTTCCACCCGGACGTGCTCGTTCCCAACCACGACTATGACCGGGACGGGTGTTTATCAGGCAGCGCGGTTCGTGACGACGAGGGCACCGTGCGCCTGGTGTACACGGGCATTGTTGCCCCGCAAGGGGAGGGACGCCGCGTCCACAACTCGACGCCGGCCGAAGATCCAGCCTCCGCCCACTTTTCCGCCGATTGGTGCGATACGTCGGTCAACATGGCCGCCCTGTTCGACACCAGCGGTCGGCATGGTGGGTGGTGTCGTCCCAGTAGCCATAACCCCCTGTTAGATAGCGCCGCCTCCCCGGACGGAGCCTGCGGTCCATTCGTCTTCCGCGATCCCGATTCGCCCTTCGGCGGCTGGCGAATGGTTCTGGGCTCAGTGCAGGAGCCGTCGTTAACCCTGTATCACTCGGATAATCTGCGGTCATGGACGGCCGACGGCGAATTGACTCTCGACACGACGGGTGCCGTGGAGGGCGACACCTTCGATATCGTCCCGGAGGCAACGTCGTGGGAGTACCCGAACCTGCTTCGTATGCGTGATTGCGCAACCGGGGAGGATAAGGATGTCCTCGTGGTCAGCATGCGGGGTGTCTCGCCGAACGCGCACCATTTTGCCAGCTCAGCCCAGTGTGTGTATTGGGTCGGTCGGCTTGAGGGGACAACATTCCGCGTTGAACGTGGGTGCAGTGAACTGGACCTCGGCCACGAATTTTATGCCGCCCGGTTCGCTCCGGTGACGGGCGATGACGCAGCCGTCGACGATGCCATCATGATCGCGTGGGCCGGTTTGCCGGACGCGGATAACCAGCCGACGGCCGACGACGGGTGGGTCCATTGCCTCACCATGCCGCGCCGGGTTCGTCTGTGTGGCGGCCGTCTCGTTCAAGAATTCGTGACGACGTCGTCGGCAGCGGCAGATGTGGCGTCGGGAGTGATTGATTCCGCAATCATCCCCGAAACGAATGTGTACGGCACCGTGGTGGGCGTGCGTCGGGATATTCCCGAGCCACGTCACCGCTCCCACCTGGGGTTGGTGTCGGCGGACGGCGTCCATGTTGATGTGGACATGATGCGCAACAAAGCCGGTGACCTGCTGGTTCGCATCGATCGGGCGGAGCAGTCCTACCACGACGGCCCCGATGTTCGCGGCGTCATGATCCTGTCCGAGGCGATCGACAACTACCGCAACCATATTGGTAAGCCGGAATTGTTGTTGAGCGTGGACGGGTCGATAATGGAAGCCGACGTTGCGGGGTACACCTTGACCTCGCGACTGTTCTTGAATCGTGGGGATCATTGGGCCGAGGAGACGTGGTCATAG